The following nucleotide sequence is from Trifolium pratense cultivar HEN17-A07 linkage group LG2, ARS_RC_1.1, whole genome shotgun sequence.
aaaacacTGTTGAGTGTTGAAGTCATAGGATGTTATAATATAAAGAgggaaaagagaaaataaagaCAGAATTATAAATATCGTTTGATATGGTTGATTgattattatgaatttttttttttttttgacaaaattattatgatttgttaggaaattaaaaataaaaaagacttAACCACAGCTCATTTTCATTCCGTAATTCTACCAAACACTAACCCTTATTTATATCAATACAAGACTCTAAATACCAATGAAACAGAGAAACATGTTAATCAGGGTAATAACAAAGAAATATGAAAACTATTCTTAAGAGGTAGTCTAAGATACtttgaagataaaaaaaatcctaatcCCAATCTAAGAGACACTAAGATAATATCAAGatattaaatgatatttttcacATCTTATGACACTCGCCTCAAGCTAAAGAATGACTGGCCTATAGTACCAATATCGTGATCAATGGCAGATGGTGGACGGACTATGGCTGCCACCCAAAAATCCACGAAATAACTGTGGTGTTGCTTTCAATGGCAGAAACATGGGCGATATAACAAGTGTTGCAGCCTATGGAGACTGGCACAAAATCAAGAAGTTGTTCTTAATCCAAACATCAGACTcccaaaataataaaagaataataatcTTATTTTTCCCGTGACACCACATACATGCAAACCAAGAAGTTGTTCTTAATCCAAATATTTTATATGatgtactaaaaaaatataaataactgaAACAGGAAATAgcaaaaattattgaagaaaaTAATCCAATCCattacttttgaaaaataaaaatgttttgtaGTCAATTTACCTGGCAAAACCAACACCTTGAACCCTTGCTGCTTCAGCATGACCTTCACCTAAGTCTTCTGCTGTAGACCCTCTCTTCACTAGTTCTGAAAATTCATGTTTATCTAGACGGTTACCTTGAGGACGGTTAGCACGCTTAGGAGCTAAGCCGAGAGCTTCCCTCATTGCCTGCTCCTCCTCTTCCTTGATTCTTTTTATCTCTTCTTTTGCAGCCTCCATTTCTGCATTTTGGGACTTTTTGTCCCTGGTATACCAAAAAAGGTCTTTCCCTGTTGAAATAGAAGAGAAAACTTAAAGATGTGCCCTTATAAGATGTGAACAGCCAACAACATATGTAAGTGACCTTCTATCCCTTTTTAAGCATCCAAGGAACAGGAAAGAGGGTGGCTAAATTAACTTGTATATGTCTCTTTAACCCACTTGAGCCTTCCTAGCTTCTTATATTTTAGttcaagtaaataaaaaaaatatagaagatCTAAACTTACATTGAATGACATTCATCTCTAAACATCATAATCTTTTTTCGGAAACATACCCAACCAACTTGACATACGCTATGCTTTTGTAGTTATGTCTCAAGTTAACAGAAAAATTATTCCATAACCTAtactaaaataccaaaataaagaaaacaaaagttgTACAACTGTAGCCTGGGGATAAGATTAGGATATAGGCAGCACTAAGGAGAAACTTAGGTGATGGATTAGAGCACCCATATGAGCTTTGAATTAAAAGGTTGTAATTTAGCTATAGACTCGAGCATAGATTTTATCCATAGcatcaaattcaaatcatatgTCAAAAATTTAAACAACCTTTTTACTACTATAGTGTGATTTATTATACTAAACCAAAGACTGGCCAATCAAAAACCTAGAACAGGACAAAAAACTTCAAACATTTGAAATGCATGTACAAGACTATAAACAACAGATAGTTTAAATAACTAGGTTGAAGAAAGATAAAATAGTATGAGGAAGTTTTGGTAGTCAGATACAGTAGAaatatatcttatttttttccattttgtaTTAGTACAAACATATACATTGTAAAAGCAAAGGCCTTCAGATTGCATAATATACTTCAAGAGGCTATATGAAAAACAACATTTGAATAACAAAACAAGTGGATAACCTCCGAACGCCACTGACAGTTTAGTTTGACAGCATAGTAAAAATTGAAGAGTGTGATATAAGCTCTTTAAATGAAGGTTAACTGTTCTAGTGCAGAAAACAGAGTTTCATAAAGGGTATCACTTTTTTAATCCTAACATAGTCATTCAGAACATAAAATCACAAAGGATATTGCTAACAAGTAACAAGTTCCTTAAGGGCACCTGTTTTATTAAGGAATCGTGAAATACAAAGTATATTCACTGTAAGGTACAGCACTTGATACACTGAATTTTTAGAAAGCTATTCTTTTTTCGTTTAATACTTCCATTTCTAAATTACTAACAACTAAAGTGTTCTTAAAGTACTCATTGACAATGACAAGGAATCACTGACATTTCAAAACACTAGCCATCTTACATTGGACCCATATCAAACACATTAGTATTCGACACTTGATGAAGACTTCCATATTCGCAGGAaatttccttcaattttttgaacTTCTATACCAACATAGATGGAAAACGCATGCTCACTTCTAAAATACTAATCCTCTCTTTGGGTTCACAATTTGCGTTTGTAGGTTCGTATCCTATCAATGTCCGGTGCCATATCAGCATATCTATGTTGTTTAGATCATTAGCATTTTCCAACAACATATATCAACAAAAGGCAGTAAACCCAAAATGAAACACATTTAGGACAAACATATCCTATCCTCATCCGACTCTGCTATCCAATTTCAGCTAATGTAATCAACTAATGGCTTGTCCTCGCGATAATGCAAATgtataataaaacaaataaagaataaatttaccTTTCTGCCATCTACCAACAGGGGCCTTGATACTATGACCTAAATAATTCTCCCTGTGTTTATCAGCTTTTACATCATCCCAAGTAAACTCTGCACATCAAAAGTAAACTCTGAtccataaatacaaaaaataaaagaattattcAAGATTTATTTATACTAAGTAACAATATCATACAtaaataattcaaaatcatATGGATTAATTTTGTGAACATTAGGGTTGTATGGTGAAATTAAACAAAACCCTAATTAGCAGAAACTATCCATAACATCGAATTGAATAAGAAATTGATAAAATTGGAAACGATTGAATAGTTGGAGAAATTGAAATTGGCGAGAAATGATGAAACTTACGATCTCGACCGCCACGGACGCCACCTCGAGTTGGATGATACATGTTTGTCGATGTTTccaaattatttgatttttggtttcACTTTTCTTAATCAATAGGACTCTAAAGTTGATGTTTAAGAAAAGTTACAAATCAAGGATCAATGTTGCAATTTATTCCCAAAAAATAGTTGCAAATTCTCCCATCGTCGTTAATATAATAAACTGTTTGGGTCAAGAAAAGTTATTTGAGTCAACAAgattgatttatttaatttaaaattatgactatatatcaaaaaaatgactatatatcaaaaaaaaaattatcaatccTCTGTTTGTTCCGGAGAGAATGGATCAGTAATATAGAATTCAACTACGAGTTAAGTAAAGtttcattaataattattttcatcgGAAATCGAACTCAAATTCTCCCTTTTagattataaatttaaattataaataaaagtaaaaatactCTTTCACAATTCTCTAACGGGCCATAAAATTTTTCACAAATTAGTCTCTCTACTGATAGAAATTGTTCCTAGTatggaaattttaaaaaatttaaaattttatttttgtctaggTTGAAATGGTTTGTTAGAAAATTGTGAGGACCAATTTTCACTATAAAAAGAATTAcgacttaattagtaaaatagtcttttaaagatatttttagttttacattggtctcttaaagaaaaaaatgtctgaatagatccttaaagaaaaaaaaatgtctgaataggtcccttaaagacatcttcgttaatcagtttggtcatttccgtccattttttttCAAGGACCAAACTAATTAACGGAGATATTTTTAAGggatcaaactgattaacggagatgtctttaagggacctattcggacctttttttctttaaggacctattcagtctttttttttttaagtgatcaatgtgaaaccaaaaatgtctttaaggaccattttactaattaagccaagaATTATTTTAGTgttaaaaaagaattattaatttttatacctcaatatcattattttttattttctttaatatttgaaaattgaaatcattTTACAATGATACTTGGGTttatttggtttagggttatgCGTCTCGTTGGCACGTATAGACAATATTAGCCTTGAGCATCGACGATATTCTTCCATGAATTTACGTCAGTTATTAGCCTTGAAAATTGAtgatttctctcccgacccccgcctttcttttat
It contains:
- the LOC123905059 gene encoding multiple myeloma tumor-associated protein 2 homolog, with product MYHPTRGGVRGGRDQFTWDDVKADKHRENYLGHSIKAPVGRWQKGKDLFWYTRDKKSQNAEMEAAKEEIKRIKEEEEQAMREALGLAPKRANRPQGNRLDKHEFSELVKRGSTAEDLGEGHAEAARVQGVGFAREIRPWEEPSSSKLSPTPAEVENVSMPNQSPRKTEDDSEDENRRKRRREERKEEKREKREKKHSHEERKQEKHDKRHSRDSDVKKRHKKDKERRRHDSD